In Aegilops tauschii subsp. strangulata cultivar AL8/78 chromosome 3, Aet v6.0, whole genome shotgun sequence, one genomic interval encodes:
- the LOC141042943 gene encoding uncharacterized protein, with protein sequence MLVPQGINMKEITTKKKKKKKPSVVDSAGETDEEAMARFARENPKYVQAELEYYWKREAEQNKKGPKKEDEAGPSTVIPIESSSEEDWADFSEEEEEEEGCDDPTKEEFWEQFRSSDEE encoded by the coding sequence ATGCTTGTGCCGCAGGGCATCAACATGAAGGAGAtcacgacgaagaagaagaagaagaagaagccgtCGGTTGTCGATAGTGCTGGCGAGACCGATGAGGAGGCGATGGCAAGATTTGCTCGGGAGAATCCGAAGTACGTCCAGGCCGAGCTGGAGTACTACTGGAAGCGTGAGGCGGAGCAGAATAAGAAGGGGCCGAAGAAGGAGGATGAGGCCGGTCCCTCGACGGTGATCCCCATCGAGTCCTCTTCCGAGGAGGACTGGGCAGACttctcggaggaggaggaggaggaggaggggtgcGACGACCCGACGAAGGAGGAGTTCTGGGagcagttccgtagctccgatgaGGAGTAG
- the LOC109759318 gene encoding uncharacterized protein isoform X2: protein MLSHILYHHDIVCIFQLKECGTKVIQQWKSNDAPASRIVDFSEALAFYDAASATESSTQLTGSKALNIDSIKKINKEILLQNSLELKKLKGKFDRLKNKLFSLIHKNHLQLSLADFVFEMKVESNKDYFSARKKLKEAISNVKAQVVKRKEIIMRTEMLKLAIDQSMPLANIEGFIQVIKRQVDVLVQDEGKPYIYDCEDINSILDKLQSIASEKKAPQNSGSKLRIKELVPEKGMQEKASGTSRASFSLSAANAGKESREKPAACLRSSSRLKEKRTQPELRGTMSLSVQVLPQQESSSSQSGEEDHSGETSRASFSLSAANASKESRAVAQKKPAAGLGSSSRLKETQTQPEMRRITRLSVKVFPQQESSCTQIGEVEDHSRKTSRASSSLSAANAVKESGAAAQKKPAAGLRSSSRLKEKQAQPKLQRKTRVSVQVFPQQESSSSQSGEEDHSGESSLPVEPQLIASLPPHPRQPRTRRVEIPPGEG, encoded by the exons ATGCTGTCGCATATTCTCTATCATCATGATATTGTCTGTATATTCCAGCTGAAAGAGTGTGGGACTAAGGTCATACAACAGTGGAAATCAAACGATGCACCAGCATCAAGAATCGTTGATTTTTCAGAAGCCTTAGCATTTTATGATGCTGCATCGGCAACAGAGTCATCCACACAGCTCACTGGAAGCAAAGCTCTCAACATTGATTCAATTAAGAAG ATAAATAAGGAAATTCTTTTGCAAAACTCACTAGAGCTGAAGAAATTGAAAGGAAAGTTTGACAGGCTCAAGAATAAGTTGTTTTCTCTGATTCACAAGAACCATCTTCAGTTGAGTCTGGCGGATTTTGTTTTTGAAATGAAAG TTGAGTCGAATAAAGATTATTTTTCTGCACGCAAGAAGTTGAAAGAGGCGATCTCAAATGTCAAAGCTCAGGTTGTTAAGAGGAAGGAAATAATTATGAGAACAGAGATGCTGAAATTGGCTATAGATCAATCAATGCCCCTGGCAAATATCGAAG GGTTCATCCAAGTGATCAAAAGACAGGTGGATGTGTTGGTTCAGGATGAAGGGAAACCTTATATTTATGATTGTGAAGATATAAATTCAATTCTCGATAAGCTCCAATCTATTGCTTCTGAGAAGAAGGCTCCGCAAAATTCAGGTTCCAAGCTGAGAATAAAAGAACTTGTTCCGGAAAAGGGAATGCAGGAGAAAGCTTCAGGAACCTCAAGAGCAAGTTTTAGTCTGTCTGCTGCTAATGCGGGTAAGGAATCTCGAGAGAAGCCCGCAGCATGTCTGAGATCAAGCTCAAGGCTCAAGGAGAAGCGAACTCAACCGGAACTGCGAGGAACAATGAGTCTGTCTGTCCAAGTCCTTCCACAGCAGGAATCATCAAGCTCCCAAAGTGGAGAAGAAGATCACTCAGGGGAAACCTCAAGAGCAAGCTTCAGTCTGTCTGCTGCTAATGCGAGTAAGGAATCTCGTGCTGTTGCTCAAAAGAAGCCTGCAGCAGGTCTGGGATCAAGTTCAAGGCTCAAGGAAACGCAAACTCAACCAGAAATGCGAAGAATAACGAGACTGTCTGTCAAGGTCTTCCCACAGCAGGAATCATCATGcacccaaattggagaagtagAAGATCACTCAAGGAAAACCTCAAGAGCGAGTTCCAGTCTGTCTGCTGCTAATGCGGTCAAGGAATCTGGTGCTGCTGCTCAAAAGAAGCCCGCAGCTGGTCTGAGATCAAGTTCGAGGCTCAAGGAGAAGCAAGCTCAACCAAAACTGCAAAGAAAGACGAGAGTGTCTGTCCAAGTCTTTCCACAGCAGGAATCATCAAGCTCCCAAAGTGGAGAAGAAGATCACTCAGGGGAAAGCTCGCTGCCTGTTGAACCGCAATTGATAGCTTCATTGCCACCACATCCAAGGCAGCCCAGGACTCGAAGAGTGGAAATACCACCTG GTGAAGGATGA
- the LOC109759318 gene encoding uncharacterized protein isoform X1, which produces MKGRIEVMRSLCKVLDTNFEDKLKELGQWEELDEGTIEWKTVESRLERTIQTLLEVRDERYKQLKECGTKVIQQWKSNDAPASRIVDFSEALAFYDAASATESSTQLTGSKALNIDSIKKINKEILLQNSLELKKLKGKFDRLKNKLFSLIHKNHLQLSLADFVFEMKVESNKDYFSARKKLKEAISNVKAQVVKRKEIIMRTEMLKLAIDQSMPLANIEGFIQVIKRQVDVLVQDEGKPYIYDCEDINSILDKLQSIASEKKAPQNSGSKLRIKELVPEKGMQEKASGTSRASFSLSAANAGKESREKPAACLRSSSRLKEKRTQPELRGTMSLSVQVLPQQESSSSQSGEEDHSGETSRASFSLSAANASKESRAVAQKKPAAGLGSSSRLKETQTQPEMRRITRLSVKVFPQQESSCTQIGEVEDHSRKTSRASSSLSAANAVKESGAAAQKKPAAGLRSSSRLKEKQAQPKLQRKTRVSVQVFPQQESSSSQSGEEDHSGESSLPVEPQLIASLPPHPRQPRTRRVEIPPGEG; this is translated from the exons ATGAAGGGTCGTATTGAGGTGATGCGTTCCCTCTGCAAGGTTTTGGACACAAACTTCGAAGATAAGTTAAAAGAACTGGGTCAATGGGAGGAGCTTGACGAGGGAACGATAGAATGGAAAACGGTCGAGAGCAGATTAGAGCGGACGATACAGACGCTACTTGAGGTCAGAGATGAGAGATATAAGCAG CTGAAAGAGTGTGGGACTAAGGTCATACAACAGTGGAAATCAAACGATGCACCAGCATCAAGAATCGTTGATTTTTCAGAAGCCTTAGCATTTTATGATGCTGCATCGGCAACAGAGTCATCCACACAGCTCACTGGAAGCAAAGCTCTCAACATTGATTCAATTAAGAAG ATAAATAAGGAAATTCTTTTGCAAAACTCACTAGAGCTGAAGAAATTGAAAGGAAAGTTTGACAGGCTCAAGAATAAGTTGTTTTCTCTGATTCACAAGAACCATCTTCAGTTGAGTCTGGCGGATTTTGTTTTTGAAATGAAAG TTGAGTCGAATAAAGATTATTTTTCTGCACGCAAGAAGTTGAAAGAGGCGATCTCAAATGTCAAAGCTCAGGTTGTTAAGAGGAAGGAAATAATTATGAGAACAGAGATGCTGAAATTGGCTATAGATCAATCAATGCCCCTGGCAAATATCGAAG GGTTCATCCAAGTGATCAAAAGACAGGTGGATGTGTTGGTTCAGGATGAAGGGAAACCTTATATTTATGATTGTGAAGATATAAATTCAATTCTCGATAAGCTCCAATCTATTGCTTCTGAGAAGAAGGCTCCGCAAAATTCAGGTTCCAAGCTGAGAATAAAAGAACTTGTTCCGGAAAAGGGAATGCAGGAGAAAGCTTCAGGAACCTCAAGAGCAAGTTTTAGTCTGTCTGCTGCTAATGCGGGTAAGGAATCTCGAGAGAAGCCCGCAGCATGTCTGAGATCAAGCTCAAGGCTCAAGGAGAAGCGAACTCAACCGGAACTGCGAGGAACAATGAGTCTGTCTGTCCAAGTCCTTCCACAGCAGGAATCATCAAGCTCCCAAAGTGGAGAAGAAGATCACTCAGGGGAAACCTCAAGAGCAAGCTTCAGTCTGTCTGCTGCTAATGCGAGTAAGGAATCTCGTGCTGTTGCTCAAAAGAAGCCTGCAGCAGGTCTGGGATCAAGTTCAAGGCTCAAGGAAACGCAAACTCAACCAGAAATGCGAAGAATAACGAGACTGTCTGTCAAGGTCTTCCCACAGCAGGAATCATCATGcacccaaattggagaagtagAAGATCACTCAAGGAAAACCTCAAGAGCGAGTTCCAGTCTGTCTGCTGCTAATGCGGTCAAGGAATCTGGTGCTGCTGCTCAAAAGAAGCCCGCAGCTGGTCTGAGATCAAGTTCGAGGCTCAAGGAGAAGCAAGCTCAACCAAAACTGCAAAGAAAGACGAGAGTGTCTGTCCAAGTCTTTCCACAGCAGGAATCATCAAGCTCCCAAAGTGGAGAAGAAGATCACTCAGGGGAAAGCTCGCTGCCTGTTGAACCGCAATTGATAGCTTCATTGCCACCACATCCAAGGCAGCCCAGGACTCGAAGAGTGGAAATACCACCTG GTGAAGGATGA